From Eptesicus fuscus isolate TK198812 chromosome 14, DD_ASM_mEF_20220401, whole genome shotgun sequence, one genomic window encodes:
- the PIK3CG gene encoding phosphatidylinositol 4,5-bisphosphate 3-kinase catalytic subunit gamma isoform, producing MELESSHEQPVVLREDNRRRRRRMKPRGSAASLSSMELIPIEFVLPTSQRTSKTPETALLHVAGHGNVEQMKAQVWLRALETSAAADFYQRLSPDHFLLLYQKKGQWYEIYDKYQVVQTLDCLRYWKVLHRSPGQIHVVQRHCPSEETLAFQRQLTALMGYDVTDVSNVHDDELEFTRRRLVTPRMAEVAGRDPKLYAMHPWVTSKPLPEYLLKKIANNCIFIVIHRSTTSQTIKVSADDTPGTILQSFFTKMAKKKSLMDIPESQSEQDFVLRVCGRDEYLVGETPLKNFQWVRHCLKNGEEIHLVLDTPPDPAQDEVRKEEWPLVDDCTGVTGYHEQLTIHGKDHESVFTVSLWDCDRKFRVKIRGIDIPVLPRNADLTVFVEANIQHGQQVLCQRRTSPKPFTEEVLWNVWLEFSIKIKDLPKGALLNLQIYCGKAPALSGKASAEAPSPESRGKAQLLYYVNLLLIDHRFLLRHGEYVLHMWQISGKGEDQGSFNADKLTSATNPDKDSSMSICILLDNYCHPIALPKHRPTSDPEGDRVRAEMPNQLRKQLEAIIATDPLNPLTAEDKELLWHFRYESLKHPKAYPKLFSSVKWGQQEMVAKTYQLLARREVWDQSALDVGLTMQLLDCNFSDENVRAIAVQKLESLEDDDVLNYLLQLVQAVKFEPYHDSALARFLLKRGLRNKRIGHFLFWFLRSEIAQSRHYQQRFAVILEAYLRGCGTAMLHDFTQQVQVIEMLQKVTIDIKSLSAEKYDVSSQVISQLKQKLENLQNSNLPKSFRVPYDPGLKAGALVVEKCKVMASKKKPLWLEFKCADPTALSNETIGIIFKHGDDLRQDMLILQILRIMESIWEIESLDLCLLPYGCISTGDKIGMIEIVKDATTIAKIQQSTVGNTGAFKDEVLNHWLKEKCPIEEKFQAAVERFVYSCAGYCVATFVLGIGDRHNDNIMITETGNLFHIDFGHILGNYKSFLGINKERVPFVLTPDFLFVMGTSGKKTSLHFQKFQDVCAKAYLALRHHTNLLIILFSMMLMTGMPQLTSKEDIEYIRDALTVGKNEEDAKKYFLDQIEVCRDKGWTVQFNWFLHLVLGIKQGEKHSA from the exons atggagctggagagcagccATGAGCAGCCCGTGGTTCTGAGAGAGGACAACCGCCGCCGGCGCCGGAGGATGAAGCCGCGCGGCTCCGCGGCCAGCCTGTCCTCCATGGAGCTCATCCCCATCGAGTTCGTGCTGCCCACCAGCCAGCGCACCAGCAAGACCCCGGAGACGGCGCTGCTGCACGTGGCCGGCCACGGGAACGTGGAGCAGATGAAGGCGCAGGTGTGGCTCCGCGCGCTGGAGACGAGCGCGGCGGCCGACTTCTACCAGCGGCTCAGCCCCGACCACTTCCTGCTGCTCTACCAGAAGAAGGGCCAGTGGTACGAGATCTACGACAAGTACCAGGTGGTGCAGACGCTGGACTGCCTGCGCTACTGGAAGGTGCTGCACAGGAGCCCCGGCCAGATCCACGTGGTGCAGCGGCACTGCCCCTCGGAGGAGACGCTGGCCTTCCAGCGGCAGCTCACCGCCCTCATGGGCTATGACGTCACCGACGTCAGCAACGTGCACGACGACGAGCTCGAGTTCACGCGCCgccgcctggtcaccccacgcatgGCGGAGGTGGCCGGCCGCGACCCCAAGCTCTacgccatgcacccctgggtgaCCTCCAAGCCGCTCCCGGAATACCTGCTGAAGAAGATCGCCAACAACTGCATCTTCATCGTCATTCACCGCAGCACCACCAGCCAGACCATCAAGGTCTCGGCCGATGACACCCCGGGCACCATCCTGCAGAGCTTCTTCACCAAGATGGCCAAGAAGAAGTCTCTGATGGACATCCCCGAGAGCCAGAGCGAGCAGGACTTTGTGCTGCGCGTCTGTGGCCGCGATGAGTACCTGGTGGGGGAGACGCCCCTCAAAAACTTCCAGTGGGTGAGGCATTGCCTCAAGAACGGGGAGGAGATCCACCTGGTGCTGGACACGCCTCCGGACCCCGCCCAGGACGAGGTGCGCAAAGAGGAGTGGCCGCTGGTGGATGACTGCACGGGCGTCACCGGCTATCACGAGCAGCTCACCATCCACGGGAAGGACCACGAGAGCGTGTTCACCGTGTCCTTGTGGGACTGTGACCGCAAGTTCAGGGTCAAAATCAGAGGCATTGATATCCCGGTGCTGCCCCGGAACGCTGACCTCACGGTGTTTGTGGAGGCGAACATCCAGCACGGGCAGCAGGTGCTTTGCCAGAGGAGAACCAGCCCCAAACCCTTCACGGAGGAGGTGCTCTGGAACGTGTGGCTGGAGTTCAGCATCAAAATCAAAGACTTACCCAAAGGGGCTCTGCTGAACCTCCAGATCTACTGCGGCAAAGCTCCAGCGCTCTCTGGGAAGGCCTCCGCAGAGGCGCCCAGTCCCGAGTCCAGAGGCAAAGCTCAGCTTCTCTATTACGTGAACCTGCTGCTCATCGACCACCGGTTCCTCCTGCGCCACGGCGAATACGTGCTCCACATGTGGCAGATATCCGGGAAGGGGGAAGACCAAGGGAGCTTCAACGCTGACAAGCTCACGTCTGCAACCAACCCAGACAAGGACAGCTCCATGTCCATCTGCATTCTCCTGGACAATTACTGTCACCCAATAGCCTTGCCTAAGCATCGGCCCACCTCTGACCCCGAAGGGGACCGGGTTCGGGCGGAAATGCCCAACCAGCTTCGGAAGCAGCTGGAGGCGATCATAGCCACCGACCCACTTAACCCTCTCACAGCTGAAGACAAAGAATTGCTCTGGCATTTCAGATATGAAAGCCTGAAGCATCCAAAAGCGTATCCCAAGCTGTTTAGCTCAGTGAAATGGGGACAGCAAGAAATGGTGGCTAAAACATACCAATTGTTAGCCAGAAGGGAGGTCTGGGATCAAAGTGCTTTGGATGTTGGGCTGACAATGCAACTCCTGGACTGCAACTTTTCAGATGAAAACGTAAGAGCCATTGCAGTTCAGAAACTGGAGAGCCTGGAGGACGATGATGTTCTGAATTACCTGCTACAGCTGGTCCAG GCTGTGAAATTTGAACCTTACCATGACAGCGCCCTTGCCAGATTTCTCCTGAAGCGTGGCTTAAGA AACAAAAGAATCGGTCACTTTTTGTTTTGGTTCCTGAGAAGTGAGATAGCCCAGTCACGGCACTATCAGCAGAGGTTCGCCGTGATCCTGGAAGCCTACCTGAGGGGCTGTGGCACCGCCATGCTGCATGACTTTACACAGCAGGTCCAAGTCATTGAGATGTTACAAAAGGTTACCATTGATATCAAATCACTCTCTGCTGAAAAGTATGACGTCAGCTCCCAAG TTATTTCACAACTTAAGCAAAAGCTTGAAAACCTACAGAATTCGAATCTCCCCAAGAGCTTTCGAGTTCCGTATGATCCTGGCCTGAAAGCAGGAGCCCTGGTG GTTGAAAAGTGTAAAGTGATGGCCTCTAAGAAAAAACCCCTGTGGCTTGAGTTTAAATGTGCCGACCCTACAGCTCTATCAAATGAGACAATTgggattatttttaaacatggcGACGATTTGCGCCAAGACATGCTTATTTTACAG ATTCTACGAATCATGGAGTCCATCTGGGAGATTGAATCTTTGGATCTGTGCCTCCTGCCATATGGTTGCATTTCAACTGGTGACAAAATAG GAATGATCGAGATTGTGAAAGATGCCACAACAATTGCCAAAATTCAGCAAAGCACCGTGGGCAACACAGGAGCGTTTAAAGATGAAGTCCTGAATCATTGGCTTAAAGAAAAATGCCCCATTGAAGAAAAG TTTCAGGCAGCAGTGGAGAGATTTGTTTATTCCTGTGCTGGCTATTGTGTGGCAACCTTTGTTCTTGGAATAGGCGACCGGCACAACGACAACATTATGATTACAGAGACAG GAAATCTATTTCATATTGACTTTGGGCATATTCTTGGGAATTACAAAAGCTTCCTGGGCATTAATAAGGAGAGAGTGCCATTTGTGCTAACCCCAGACTTCCTGTTTGTGATGGGAACTTCTGGAAAGAAGACAAGCCTGCACTTCCAGAAATTTCAG gACGTCTGCGCTAAGGCTTATCTGGCCCTCCGTCATCACACAAACCTACTGATCATCTTGTTCTCCATGATGCTGATGACGGGAATGCCCCAGTTAACAAGCAAAGAAGATATTGAATATATTCGGGATGCCCTGACCGTGGGGAAAAATGAGGAGGATGctaaaaagtattttcttgatCAGATTGAAGTTTGCAGAGACAAAGGATGGACTGTGCAGTTTAACTGGTTCCTGCATCTTGTTCTCGGCATCAAACAAGGAGAGAAACATTCAGCCTAA